The following proteins come from a genomic window of Lineus longissimus chromosome 18, tnLinLong1.2, whole genome shotgun sequence:
- the LOC135502319 gene encoding uncharacterized protein LOC135502319 gives MLDLAIRQDRMMTFSNQNGSILEVAEFTSRAPIFEDENRFELLRDIVRIFGIYVTMVVLASGIFGNLLSIIVFIRLRKKDAVTATYLTPIAVYDLTNICIGTANWVVQALPAFSGGTIVIAEAVSDIHCKIRVYIATSSGLMSTWTLVAFCAERCIAIWLPLKVASLVTSTRRNVVLFLIILASLILSYSVIPVFQKFGAICIPMPKTISHTVFHALTDSGFYTSFPIMALCILNAILICGLSREEKSLQKDRGAKTKTNEGKIVRNLVLISCVCIATMTPFCVLGIIQTIRMKIGWGDASKEYIDFFTMLVKLAFLFSYTNFSANFFIYVSSLDFYRSECKKLFRCFWT, from the coding sequence ATGTTGGACCTTGCCATCAGACAGGACAGGATGATGACTTTCAGCAACCAAAATGGCTCAATCTTGGAGGTAGCGGAGTTCACTTCAAGAGCCCCTATTTTCGAGGATGAAAATCGATTCGAATTACTCCGCGATATCGTCCGCATCTTCGGAATCTACGTCACAATGGTGGTGCTTGCCTCGGGGATCTTCGGTAATCTTCTTtcaattattgttttcattcgGCTCCGGAAAAAAGACGCTGTGACAGCGACCTATCTTACGCCCATCGCCGTGTACGATTTGACTAATATTTGCATCGGAACGGCCAACTGGGTAGTTCAGGCTCTTCCTGCTTTTTCCGGGGGGACTATCGTTATCGCGGAAGCAGTTTCTGACATCCATTGCAAGATTCGTGTGTATATCGCCACGTCATCTGGCTTGATGTCAACCTGGACTCTAGTTGCATTCTGCGCTGAGAGATGTATTGCAATATGGCTGCCCTTGAAAGTAGCATCCCTGGTGACCTCAACCCGGAGAAACGTGGTCCTTTTCCTTATTATTCTCGCGTCATTGATCCTGAGCTATTCAGTCATACCAGTTTTTCAGAAATTCGGCGCAATATGCATCCCAATGCCGAAGACGATTTCGCATACAGTATTTCATGCATTGACCGATTCCGGGTTTTACACGTCCTTCCCTATCATGGCCCTCTGTATCCTCAACGCGATTCTGATATGTGGTTTATCCAGGGAAGAAAAATCACTCCAAAAAGACAGGGGCGCAAAGACGAAAACCAATGAAGGAAAAATAGTGCGAAATCTCGTCCTTATCTCGTGTGTATGTATCGCAACCATGACGCCATTTTGTGTCCTCGGGATTATACAGACGATCCGGATGAAAATAGGTTGGGGCGACGCCAGCAAGGAGTACATCGATTTCTTCACCATGTTGGTTAAGTTGGCCTTTCTCTTTTCTTACACAAATTTCAGcgctaatttttttatttatgtGTCTTCGCTTGACTTCTACAGGTCGGAATGCAAAAAGTTGTTTCGCTGCTTCTGGACTTAA